From the Actinomycetota bacterium genome, one window contains:
- the ftsW gene encoding putative lipid II flippase FtsW yields MKRFRRKPISYYWLLGTTIVLLLFGIIMIFSASLSTAYTKEGDSYYYLKRQLLWAFLGLISMGLLAKFDYHKLRKLSTTGIIITIALLALVLIPGMGRTAGGASRWLTFGQFTFQPSEFAKLAIIIFAVDILTKKRREITNLSHLLIPLVPIAVFIALLVIFQPDLGTAFAICLSIFILMFLAGARIHHIFGVGLVGCVSIFLLIFSAGYRRQRFLSFFNPWSDPRGSGFHIIQSLLAFGSGGLRGVGLGLGRQKFFYLPASHTDFIFAVIGEELGLLGTLLVVVLYSILAIAGLRISLKSRERFGKLLGAGIICMILIQALINMGAVTGVIPITGIPLPLISFGGSSLFFTLCSIGILLNIASQEPRKAGAKVNASTHRWRRNRRAYLSRPRSSGRIKITGGRD; encoded by the coding sequence ATGAAGAGGTTTAGGAGGAAGCCAATTTCATATTATTGGCTTTTGGGTACCACCATTGTGCTACTATTGTTCGGAATAATCATGATTTTTAGCGCAAGCTTAAGTACAGCGTATACAAAGGAAGGCGACAGCTATTATTACCTGAAGAGGCAACTTTTATGGGCCTTTTTGGGACTTATAAGCATGGGTTTACTAGCTAAATTCGATTATCACAAATTACGAAAGCTATCTACCACGGGAATAATCATCACGATTGCTCTTTTAGCTCTGGTCTTAATTCCCGGGATGGGGAGGACTGCTGGTGGTGCCAGCAGATGGTTGACTTTTGGTCAGTTCACCTTTCAACCCTCGGAATTTGCCAAATTGGCCATCATCATCTTCGCTGTAGATATCCTCACTAAAAAACGTCGGGAAATCACGAATTTATCTCATCTTTTGATCCCTCTCGTCCCAATAGCGGTCTTCATCGCTTTGCTGGTGATATTCCAACCCGATTTGGGTACCGCTTTTGCCATATGTCTTTCCATCTTCATCTTAATGTTTCTAGCCGGAGCAAGAATTCACCATATTTTTGGCGTGGGCTTGGTGGGATGTGTCTCCATTTTTCTCCTCATTTTTTCCGCCGGATATCGGCGCCAGCGATTCCTAAGCTTCTTCAATCCCTGGTCCGACCCCCGGGGATCGGGATTTCACATCATTCAATCTTTGCTCGCTTTTGGTTCCGGTGGCTTAAGAGGGGTGGGACTTGGTCTGGGACGTCAGAAATTTTTTTATCTCCCGGCTTCACACACGGATTTCATTTTTGCTGTGATCGGTGAAGAGCTTGGTCTGTTGGGGACACTTCTTGTGGTGGTGCTATACTCAATCCTTGCCATTGCGGGATTGAGAATTTCTTTAAAATCTCGCGAAAGATTTGGAAAGTTATTAGGAGCTGGGATCATTTGTATGATTTTGATTCAGGCGCTCATCAACATGGGGGCAGTTACGGGAGTCATTCCCATAACGGGCATTCCCCTGCCTTTAATTAGTTTCGGTGGATCATCATTATTCTTTACGCTATGTTCCATCGGAATTTTGCTCAATATAGCTTCTCAAGAGCCACGAAAAGCGGGAGCGAAGGTAAATGCGAGTACTCATAGGTGGAGGAGGAACCGCCGGGCATATTTATCCCGGCCTCGCTCTAGCGGAAGAATTAAAATCACTGGTGGAAGAGATTGA
- the murF gene encoding UDP-N-acetylmuramoyl-tripeptide--D-alanyl-D-alanine ligase, producing MFPLTVSQILLATNGELLNGLPQRVINDISIDTRTLKPGDLFIPIKGDHYDGHQFLKCALEKGAFGFLTQKWDKALKNIFGELKEETIVIRVEDGLKALKDLAQYLRGQLRVEVVGITGSTGKTCTKDMLANVLSQRMKVIWSERNYNNEIGVPLTILKAEQGTQILVVEMAMRGLGQIRELAEIAHPTIGLVTNVGKTHFEFLGSEELIAQAKSELVEAIPEDGIVFLNQDDFWTERLKSLSLAQVLTFGLSELSNFRACDINVDSMGKPSFKILSNRGDIWVNLPILGRHNVYNALATFAIASYLGLPLEDIKNGLETCTLSGMRMQLLTTPKGITILNDAYNANPTSMRAALIALGDIKSQSRKIAVLGDMLELGEITDVSHFELGKFVKEVGVNTLITVGERSKRIAEGALQSGMDSKEVISCDTSTEAARILNRMLEQGDIVLIKASRAMKLEEVADSLL from the coding sequence GTGTTCCCACTAACTGTATCTCAGATTCTATTGGCCACAAATGGAGAACTTTTGAATGGCTTACCTCAGCGGGTTATAAACGATATTAGCATCGATACTCGCACCTTGAAGCCGGGTGATTTATTCATTCCCATTAAAGGCGATCATTACGATGGCCATCAGTTTCTTAAGTGCGCTTTGGAGAAAGGAGCTTTTGGTTTCCTCACCCAGAAGTGGGATAAGGCGTTAAAGAATATCTTTGGCGAGTTAAAGGAGGAAACAATTGTAATAAGGGTTGAGGATGGTCTAAAAGCTCTTAAGGATTTAGCGCAGTATTTGCGAGGACAGCTAAGAGTCGAAGTCGTTGGGATCACGGGCAGTACGGGAAAGACTTGCACAAAGGATATGCTCGCCAACGTGTTATCTCAAAGGATGAAGGTGATTTGGTCCGAAAGAAACTACAATAATGAAATCGGTGTCCCCCTTACCATTCTTAAAGCCGAGCAGGGTACTCAGATACTGGTCGTGGAAATGGCCATGCGAGGGTTGGGCCAAATTCGTGAGCTTGCTGAGATTGCTCATCCCACAATAGGATTGGTAACGAATGTTGGGAAAACCCACTTTGAATTCTTGGGCTCTGAGGAGTTAATTGCCCAGGCAAAAAGCGAATTGGTTGAAGCTATACCCGAAGATGGCATTGTCTTTTTGAATCAAGATGACTTCTGGACAGAGAGGTTAAAATCCTTAAGCCTGGCACAAGTGTTAACCTTCGGACTTTCAGAACTTTCAAATTTTCGTGCCTGCGATATTAATGTGGATTCCATGGGTAAGCCTTCCTTTAAAATCCTTTCGAACAGGGGAGATATTTGGGTGAATTTGCCCATTCTAGGGAGACATAATGTTTACAATGCTCTGGCTACCTTTGCCATAGCTTCCTATTTGGGTCTACCCCTGGAGGATATCAAAAACGGTTTGGAGACGTGCACTTTATCCGGGATGCGAATGCAATTATTGACCACGCCCAAGGGAATCACCATTTTAAATGATGCTTACAATGCCAATCCTACCTCCATGAGGGCAGCCTTAATAGCTCTCGGGGATATAAAATCGCAGTCGCGAAAAATAGCCGTTTTGGGGGATATGTTGGAACTGGGAGAAATCACAGACGTTTCCCATTTCGAACTAGGTAAATTTGTAAAAGAGGTAGGCGTAAATACCCTCATCACGGTTGGGGAGAGGAGTAAACGAATAGCCGAGGGAGCCTTACAAAGTGGCATGGATTCGAAGGAAGTTATCTCTTGTGATACTTCCACCGAAGCAGCGCGGATTTTAAATCGGATGCTAGAACAGGGGGATATAGTCTTGATAAAGGCCTCTCGGGCAATGAAGTTAGAGGAGGTAGCCGATTCTTTGCTGTAG
- a CDS encoding penicillin-binding protein 2 — MGNVQSRKKEERRILLLLGIIIIGLLGIATRLIFIQGVEAKKYDTLALKQRLRRIELAPHRGTIYDRDGQELAVSVQRETIYATPYLIKKPLHVASKLSPILDVNEEILYKKLTRDCGFVYLARKVDQEKTEAVRALEIEGIGFLKENKRYYPCNSVAAQVVGFVGVDNKGLTGLELYYDDLLRGRPGELIVEKDPCGRAIPGGILQLLPPTDGNSITLTLDRDIQFKTEETLKKGVEKFHAKSGLAIVMNPKTGEIYAMANYPSFDLNNFSKTSSEVIRNRAVTDIYEPGSTVKAIIASAALEERLFTPKNIFYLPSTIKVSNKVIKEAHPRPPRNFTFTQIITESSNVGVVTIGLKLGREKIYEYLSAFGLTEKSRIDFPGESKGYVPPPDKWYGTTIANIPFGQGLSATPLQMIQAISIIANDGLKVRPHLLSSIISPQGKVVKTFSRDSGEKVLSSKTTRQMRDILEQAVNMGTGKTARIPGYRVAGKTGTAQKVKKYNRGYESGKYIASFVGFVPAQDPQLIILVVIDEPQDAIWGSVAAAPIFKEIAEFSLRHLRIAP, encoded by the coding sequence ATGGGAAACGTCCAGTCGCGCAAGAAGGAGGAGCGAAGAATACTTCTCCTCCTTGGTATCATCATTATTGGTCTATTGGGGATTGCCACCCGCCTTATCTTTATTCAGGGAGTTGAAGCCAAGAAATATGATACTTTAGCTCTCAAGCAGCGTCTAAGACGTATTGAGTTAGCTCCTCACCGTGGCACGATTTATGATAGAGATGGCCAGGAATTAGCGGTAAGTGTTCAGAGGGAAACGATTTATGCCACCCCCTATCTCATCAAAAAACCCCTTCATGTTGCATCAAAACTTTCCCCCATTCTTGATGTGAATGAGGAGATTCTTTACAAAAAGCTAACCAGAGACTGTGGCTTTGTTTACCTCGCTCGCAAAGTAGATCAGGAGAAAACTGAGGCTGTAAGGGCATTGGAGATTGAGGGGATAGGATTTTTAAAGGAGAATAAAAGGTACTATCCATGTAATTCCGTTGCCGCTCAGGTCGTAGGATTTGTTGGTGTTGACAATAAGGGTCTCACTGGACTTGAACTCTATTACGATGATCTTTTGCGAGGTAGACCAGGTGAGCTTATTGTCGAGAAAGATCCTTGTGGAAGAGCTATACCCGGGGGAATTTTACAGTTATTGCCCCCCACAGACGGAAATAGCATAACGCTTACACTAGATAGGGATATTCAGTTTAAAACTGAGGAGACTCTTAAGAAGGGTGTTGAAAAATTCCATGCTAAGAGCGGTCTCGCCATCGTCATGAATCCCAAAACTGGGGAAATTTACGCCATGGCTAATTATCCATCCTTTGATTTGAATAATTTCTCAAAGACGAGCTCCGAGGTTATACGGAATCGAGCGGTCACCGACATTTATGAACCCGGTTCCACGGTAAAAGCGATCATCGCCTCCGCTGCTTTGGAGGAAAGATTATTTACACCGAAAAACATTTTTTACCTCCCCAGCACCATTAAAGTTTCAAATAAGGTGATTAAGGAAGCTCATCCAAGACCCCCAAGAAATTTCACCTTCACTCAGATTATCACCGAGTCCAGCAATGTTGGGGTAGTAACCATTGGCTTAAAATTGGGCAGGGAAAAAATCTATGAGTATCTTAGCGCCTTTGGTTTAACGGAGAAGTCCAGAATCGATTTTCCCGGTGAATCCAAGGGATATGTTCCACCGCCGGATAAATGGTATGGAACAACCATCGCAAATATTCCCTTTGGTCAGGGTTTATCCGCAACCCCCTTACAGATGATCCAGGCCATTTCCATCATTGCAAATGATGGATTGAAGGTTCGTCCTCATTTGCTTTCCTCCATAATCAGTCCTCAAGGGAAAGTGGTAAAAACCTTTTCCAGAGATTCGGGTGAAAAGGTTCTATCTTCTAAAACCACCCGTCAAATGCGGGATATTTTAGAACAAGCGGTGAACATGGGAACTGGTAAGACTGCCAGGATACCCGGTTATCGAGTAGCTGGAAAGACGGGAACCGCTCAGAAAGTTAAAAAATACAATCGTGGATATGAATCTGGGAAGTACATCGCCTCCTTCGTTGGATTCGTACCAGCCCAGGATCCCCAGCTCATTATTCTCGTAGTTATCGATGAACCTCAGGATGCTATTTGGGGCAGTGTGGCAGCCGCCCCCATCTTTAAAGAAATAGCCGAGTTCAGTCTACGTCACCTTAGGATTGCCCCCTAA
- the mraZ gene encoding division/cell wall cluster transcriptional repressor MraZ, producing the protein MFSGEFHHTLDSTGRLILPAEFRDALADGLFIAKGMEKCLFIFSRKEWLQLADKIRLLPLTKKDARQFSRCFFSGAKEGILDKQGRVLIPDHLRKYAGLNKDVVIIGVSNRLEIWNREKWETYRKQAEKSYAEVAEHLPEFSI; encoded by the coding sequence GTGTTCTCAGGTGAATTTCATCACACATTGGACAGTACGGGACGATTGATACTACCAGCGGAGTTTAGAGATGCTCTGGCGGATGGCTTGTTCATTGCTAAGGGAATGGAAAAATGCTTGTTCATCTTCTCTCGCAAGGAGTGGCTACAGTTGGCGGATAAAATAAGGCTTTTGCCATTAACTAAGAAAGATGCGCGTCAATTTTCTCGCTGCTTCTTTTCAGGGGCGAAAGAAGGGATTTTAGATAAACAAGGTAGAGTTTTGATCCCCGATCATTTGAGAAAATACGCAGGCTTAAATAAAGATGTGGTCATAATAGGTGTTTCAAATCGATTGGAGATTTGGAATAGGGAGAAGTGGGAAACTTACCGAAAGCAAGCTGAGAAATCTTATGCTGAGGTCGCCGAGCATCTACCCGAATTTAGCATATAG
- a CDS encoding UDP-N-acetylmuramoyl-L-alanyl-D-glutamate--2,6-diaminopimelate ligase has translation MKLVELISCVDNILRIEGDREVDIRGLSHHSKRVKPGDLFVCIKGLKTDGHLYIEEAITNGAVAIVMENWTEIASPVTRILVPNSRKALAHLSHIFYGRPSSRLTLVGITGTNGKTTTAHLVESILTEAGYKVGLLGTIQYKIGERIFPVERTTPESCDLQKILGEMVREHVDVGVMEVTSHAIDLHRTDHCQFDVLVFTNLSQDHLDYHQNMEEYFRVKSELFRSNDASCHIVNIDDPYGRRIAEISHSEENYLYGLGPLANIKASRVRLSDKGTRFKVLSSGIDCDFSMCLLGLFNVYNALAAISTSLSLRLPLRVIRTGIRKVKGIPGRFEIIDCGQKFTVVVDYAHTPDSLDKVISTAREITKGKVITVFGCGGDRDRLKRHLMGAVSSRLSDYTIITSDNPRSEDPGEIIDQIEKGIKRETSEKYCKIMDRREAIYRAISLANEGDTVIIAGKGHEVGQIFADKTIPFDDRLVAHEILRELRRCSH, from the coding sequence GTGAAATTAGTGGAGTTAATCTCTTGTGTAGATAACATTTTAAGAATCGAAGGGGACCGCGAGGTGGATATAAGAGGTCTCTCCCATCATTCTAAAAGGGTTAAACCTGGAGATCTTTTTGTGTGCATTAAAGGATTGAAGACCGATGGACATCTCTATATAGAAGAAGCCATCACTAATGGCGCTGTGGCTATTGTGATGGAGAATTGGACGGAAATTGCTTCCCCCGTCACTCGAATTTTGGTTCCCAATTCTAGAAAAGCTCTGGCTCATCTTTCTCATATTTTCTATGGACGTCCCAGTTCTAGGCTTACCTTAGTGGGGATTACGGGTACCAATGGCAAGACTACCACCGCTCATCTCGTGGAAAGCATTCTCACCGAGGCGGGATATAAGGTGGGATTATTGGGAACTATCCAATATAAAATTGGGGAAAGGATTTTTCCCGTGGAAAGAACGACTCCAGAGTCCTGTGATCTCCAGAAAATATTGGGGGAAATGGTTCGGGAACATGTAGATGTAGGGGTTATGGAAGTCACCTCTCATGCCATCGACTTACATCGCACCGATCATTGTCAGTTCGATGTTTTGGTTTTTACGAATTTGAGCCAGGATCACCTCGATTATCACCAAAATATGGAAGAATATTTCAGGGTAAAGAGCGAATTATTCAGAAGCAACGATGCTAGCTGCCATATTGTTAACATAGATGATCCATATGGACGAAGGATCGCTGAGATTTCTCATTCGGAGGAAAATTACTTATATGGTCTGGGTCCCTTGGCAAATATTAAAGCTTCGCGAGTTAGATTGAGCGATAAAGGGACGAGATTCAAAGTCTTAAGCTCAGGTATAGATTGTGATTTTTCAATGTGCCTTCTAGGGCTGTTCAATGTTTACAATGCACTAGCAGCGATTTCAACAAGTCTAAGCCTCAGGCTCCCCCTTAGAGTTATAAGAACAGGTATCAGGAAGGTAAAGGGTATTCCCGGGAGATTTGAGATCATCGATTGTGGTCAAAAATTCACCGTGGTGGTGGATTATGCCCACACGCCGGATAGTTTAGATAAGGTAATCAGTACAGCCCGAGAGATAACGAAGGGAAAGGTGATCACAGTATTCGGATGCGGAGGAGACAGAGATAGACTTAAAAGACACCTAATGGGTGCAGTGTCGAGTCGCTTGAGCGACTATACCATAATAACCTCCGATAACCCCCGAAGCGAGGATCCAGGGGAGATCATCGACCAGATTGAGAAGGGAATAAAACGGGAAACTTCCGAAAAATATTGCAAAATTATGGATAGAAGGGAAGCCATTTATAGAGCTATTTCCCTAGCAAATGAGGGGGATACTGTTATAATCGCCGGGAAGGGGCATGAAGTCGGCCAAATATTCGCTGATAAAACGATTCCCTTTGACGATCGCTTGGTGGCTCATGAAATTTTAAGGGAGTTGAGAAGGTGTTCCCACTAA
- the rsmH gene encoding 16S rRNA (cytosine(1402)-N(4))-methyltransferase RsmH, with protein sequence MKLFSKKFEHKPVLLAEVLKQLNCKDGSIVVDCTLGGAGHAKAVADLIAPGGLLIGIDVDETAIEAARENARFSQQTKLIKDNFKNLDKILHNLGIHAIDGILFDFGLSSTQLDAPERGFSYRFEAPLDMRMDLSQKLTAADVVNTYSEAELASIIKRYGEERWASRIAHFIVEAREREHIKTTTQLVEIIKDAIPASARRRGGHPARRTFQALRIEVNKELEDLDRAIRDAVKWLKPGGRIVTISYHSLEDRIVKDTFKELARGCICPPSIPICQCGRKSSIKILTRRPIRPSPEEIEANPRADSARLRAAEKIPSLPVGPPAGRAGR encoded by the coding sequence ATCAAACTTTTTTCAAAAAAGTTTGAGCATAAACCGGTTTTGCTGGCTGAAGTCCTAAAGCAACTTAATTGCAAGGATGGCAGCATCGTCGTAGATTGCACCTTAGGCGGGGCAGGACACGCAAAGGCGGTTGCAGATTTAATCGCACCAGGAGGTCTCTTAATAGGGATCGATGTAGATGAAACAGCAATTGAAGCAGCAAGAGAAAATGCACGCTTCAGCCAGCAAACCAAATTAATTAAGGACAATTTCAAAAATCTCGATAAAATTCTTCACAATTTAGGTATTCATGCGATAGATGGCATTCTCTTTGATTTCGGTCTTTCCTCAACTCAATTGGATGCACCCGAAAGAGGTTTCAGTTATAGATTTGAAGCTCCCTTGGATATGCGAATGGATCTTTCACAGAAATTAACTGCTGCGGATGTGGTTAATACATATTCGGAGGCAGAATTAGCATCCATTATCAAAAGATATGGGGAGGAGAGGTGGGCATCTAGAATTGCTCACTTCATAGTAGAAGCTAGGGAAAGGGAACATATCAAAACAACCACTCAACTTGTGGAGATCATAAAAGACGCAATTCCCGCTTCGGCTCGTCGTAGAGGAGGACATCCGGCTAGAAGAACTTTCCAGGCTCTGAGGATAGAGGTTAACAAAGAGCTTGAGGATTTGGATAGAGCCATAAGGGATGCAGTTAAGTGGCTTAAACCTGGAGGTCGGATAGTAACCATATCTTACCACTCCTTGGAGGACAGGATCGTTAAGGATACTTTCAAGGAGTTGGCGAGGGGTTGTATATGTCCACCTTCGATACCAATTTGCCAATGTGGCAGAAAATCTTCGATCAAGATTTTAACAAGGAGACCTATAAGGCCAAGTCCTGAAGAGATTGAAGCAAATCCGCGGGCGGATAGCGCAAGATTACGCGCAGCGGAAAAGATACCTAGCCTACCGGTAGGCCCGCCTGCCGGACGGGCAGGCAGGTAA
- a CDS encoding septum formation initiator family protein: protein MQAARKIAKTPSQPLRSFKVIENRRYGKFSSTFVNFLLFSFILALFVMLNLSQRALIAQYALQMEKLKTTLHVEQIRNEKLLLQAMELKSPERIRKIACEELGMISPTEVSYITLPPEMNLQGGRESFARGSPPSKESAILGRLCKLAGRLEKFLRSPEAEAKN from the coding sequence ATGCAAGCAGCAAGGAAAATAGCAAAAACTCCAAGTCAACCCTTACGCTCATTTAAAGTCATCGAGAATCGAAGGTATGGAAAGTTCTCTTCCACCTTTGTAAACTTTTTACTCTTCAGTTTCATCCTCGCCCTATTCGTAATGCTTAATCTCTCTCAACGTGCTCTCATTGCCCAATATGCTCTTCAGATGGAAAAGCTTAAAACAACTCTTCATGTGGAGCAAATCAGAAATGAGAAACTCCTTTTGCAGGCGATGGAATTAAAATCCCCCGAGAGAATAAGAAAGATTGCCTGCGAGGAACTGGGCATGATAAGTCCGACAGAGGTTAGTTACATCACTCTCCCTCCGGAGATGAATCTCCAGGGAGGGAGAGAATCATTTGCACGAGGTTCACCTCCTTCTAAAGAATCGGCTATCCTTGGGAGACTGTGCAAGCTCGCTGGACGTCTCGAGAAATTCCTGAGAAGCCCAGAAGCCGAAGCAAAGAATTAA
- the mraY gene encoding phospho-N-acetylmuramoyl-pentapeptide-transferase produces MVILRIYYYPTYQLFLTAGLSLLGVVILIPLWIKILKSRNIGQIVRTDGPQEHLQKQGTPTMGGLLILVVVTFTFLLMSRFRGFTYSSILALLTALSCGLLGFFDDYCKVIKARSLGLKARTKLSWQLIISLAFGWIAVKYLHLSTSVALPLTGITLDLGWFYYIFLFLIISATTNSVNLTDGLDGLAAGTVTLVMMAYAGIAFRQDCLDLAIFCAAMGGACIGFLWYNSYPADIFMGDTGALGLGGAIAALAVLTKTELFLLLIGGIYVIETLSVIIQVVCYKRFKKRVFKMTPIHHHFEILGWSETKVMIRFWIVSGALAGLGFALYFIAAMKGG; encoded by the coding sequence ATGGTAATCTTAAGAATATACTATTATCCAACTTATCAACTTTTTCTAACAGCTGGTCTTTCCCTTTTGGGAGTCGTTATTCTTATACCCTTATGGATAAAGATTTTAAAATCGAGAAATATTGGACAAATTGTGCGGACCGATGGACCTCAGGAACATTTACAAAAACAGGGTACTCCTACCATGGGAGGTCTTCTAATCCTCGTGGTTGTAACCTTCACCTTCCTTCTGATGTCCCGATTTAGAGGGTTTACGTACTCAAGCATTTTAGCGCTGCTGACCGCTTTATCCTGTGGATTGTTGGGTTTTTTTGATGATTATTGCAAAGTTATAAAGGCGAGGTCTTTAGGACTTAAGGCCAGAACCAAGCTTTCTTGGCAACTCATTATTTCACTTGCCTTTGGTTGGATAGCCGTAAAATATCTTCACCTTTCGACATCCGTCGCCCTTCCCCTTACCGGAATCACTCTTGATCTCGGCTGGTTTTATTATATATTTCTTTTTCTCATCATCTCTGCCACCACAAATAGCGTCAATCTAACGGATGGCCTTGATGGTCTAGCTGCAGGCACGGTAACTTTAGTTATGATGGCCTATGCTGGTATAGCCTTTCGACAGGATTGCCTCGATTTAGCGATTTTTTGTGCAGCTATGGGTGGAGCTTGCATTGGTTTTCTATGGTATAATTCGTATCCCGCTGATATTTTTATGGGTGATACCGGTGCATTGGGTTTGGGAGGAGCCATTGCAGCTCTAGCCGTTTTGACCAAAACGGAGCTTTTCCTCCTCCTTATAGGAGGTATCTACGTTATAGAGACTCTATCGGTCATCATTCAGGTCGTTTGCTACAAGCGATTCAAAAAGCGGGTATTCAAGATGACCCCCATCCACCACCACTTTGAAATCCTTGGTTGGTCGGAAACAAAGGTGATGATAAGATTCTGGATTGTATCTGGAGCCTTAGCTGGGTTGGGATTCGCTCTGTACTTCATAGCTGCCATGAAAGGTGGTTAA
- the murD gene encoding UDP-N-acetylmuramoyl-L-alanine--D-glutamate ligase, with amino-acid sequence MDFSGKKVLVVGMARSGMAAAEKLNDLGASVSIVDCARNTVLEQRALQLEKKDISTRLGNHSFDDLNGKELVVVSPGVPDKIPFLAEARRRGIPVWSEIELAYSLINLRELSVSIIGVTGTNGKTTTILLLGEIFKRAKRPAIVAGNIGHPLVKCIEELKDGVTLIVELSSFQLKNIVHFKSHIGVLLNITQDHLDWHVNFEDYIQAKSRIFLNQDKGDYAVVNYDDPLARWLLPAVKTTLMPFSKFRTFGKGVYIKGDKIVANLRGNETEICDVDGVKIKGEHNLDNALAATAAALLSWVPPEAINQALCDFSGVEHRLEYVLTIDGIDYYNDSKATNPGATIKALTAFNRPVILLLGGRNKGNSFEDMAREIKKRVKAVVLFGEATSEIKAILGKGSKVHCASSVPEAVFMAKELAKLGDVVLFSPACASFDMFSNFEERGEVFKETVLSFRNPI; translated from the coding sequence ATGGATTTTTCTGGGAAGAAAGTACTCGTAGTGGGAATGGCTCGCAGTGGAATGGCCGCTGCAGAGAAGCTGAATGATTTGGGCGCATCGGTATCCATAGTGGATTGTGCCAGGAATACTGTCCTTGAACAGAGGGCTTTGCAATTGGAGAAAAAGGATATCAGCACCAGGTTGGGGAATCATAGTTTTGATGATCTCAACGGCAAAGAGTTGGTGGTTGTCAGCCCGGGCGTTCCCGATAAAATACCATTCCTGGCAGAGGCGAGGCGACGCGGCATCCCTGTGTGGAGCGAGATCGAACTCGCCTATTCTCTCATTAACTTGAGAGAGCTCAGTGTTTCCATAATTGGAGTCACGGGAACCAATGGGAAGACAACGACCATTTTATTATTGGGGGAGATTTTTAAAAGGGCCAAACGCCCAGCCATCGTTGCTGGGAACATCGGACATCCTTTGGTAAAATGCATTGAAGAACTCAAAGACGGCGTCACCTTAATCGTAGAACTTTCGAGTTTTCAACTTAAGAATATAGTTCATTTTAAATCCCATATCGGTGTACTTCTCAACATCACACAGGATCACTTGGATTGGCACGTGAATTTCGAGGATTATATCCAGGCAAAAAGTCGGATATTTTTAAACCAGGATAAAGGAGATTACGCCGTAGTAAATTACGATGATCCTCTAGCTCGATGGCTTCTCCCCGCCGTGAAAACTACCCTGATGCCCTTCAGTAAATTTAGGACATTCGGAAAGGGGGTCTATATAAAAGGCGATAAAATTGTGGCCAATTTGAGGGGCAATGAAACCGAAATCTGCGACGTCGATGGAGTGAAGATAAAAGGCGAGCATAATTTAGATAACGCCCTTGCGGCTACTGCAGCTGCTCTTTTATCATGGGTTCCCCCGGAAGCCATAAATCAAGCCCTTTGCGATTTCTCGGGAGTTGAACACAGATTGGAATATGTCCTCACCATCGATGGCATAGATTATTATAACGATTCCAAAGCCACCAATCCCGGGGCGACGATTAAGGCTTTAACGGCTTTTAATCGCCCCGTAATTTTGCTTTTGGGGGGAAGGAATAAGGGAAATAGCTTTGAAGATATGGCTCGAGAGATTAAGAAGAGAGTAAAAGCCGTGGTTTTATTCGGGGAGGCTACCTCAGAAATTAAAGCTATTTTGGGTAAGGGATCAAAGGTTCATTGCGCCTCCTCCGTTCCAGAAGCCGTTTTTATGGCAAAGGAACTGGCGAAGTTGGGAGATGTGGTACTTTTCTCTCCAGCTTGTGCCAGTTTCGATATGTTCTCTAATTTTGAGGAGAGGGGGGAAGTCTTCAAGGAGACTGTATTGAGTTTTAGAAATCCAATATAG
- a CDS encoding DUF5667 domain-containing protein, whose product MKIAMERVQLVFAFDDYSKAQLHLKFAENRLSEIKLLVAGDKEEGGS is encoded by the coding sequence TTGAAGATAGCCATGGAACGAGTTCAACTGGTCTTTGCCTTTGACGATTATAGTAAAGCCCAGCTGCACCTAAAATTCGCGGAAAATAGACTCAGTGAGATAAAGCTGTTAGTTGCTGGAGACAAAGAAGAGGGTGGCTCTTAA